The following coding sequences lie in one Fundulus heteroclitus isolate FHET01 chromosome 20, MU-UCD_Fhet_4.1, whole genome shotgun sequence genomic window:
- the LOC118567312 gene encoding uncharacterized protein LOC118567312 — translation MDSNMEKLDCVAKDILTAANIDMEALKMLSREELRDLFPGPDHFLRRKSIWDLCHPVEKASCSSSAAFIEVSNGTEFAATGTSSEGGDSKEEEKSGGTTYRTLTLPSPQYVIYTDSELENVKSYFFQLKRLGRGAECELSKELTCRLIRNTITNMMSAVRALHCEEKQYPSKEDLVAMAKRLVIYYPMLSDKLDIQRPWIEVFKRLQKRIHNVRSPKKSQGGTPARGKRKLQYLDADDTDDSTTSTILLSASSSSTPSTPEVHTSPATLPEVHSPSTSTPVKAKAVGHDSRMAQARHYRHLQEICRKNKQNQDDVSQLLDLEFEGRRQFIDSETLKEADRPGKILEAYSCFKNIDHVLEELRRIVAKDNVHYVKELKERWADYRTKLSFYGVYKKVLKPPVGLPADEQAIDLIISLADMFPSGYPAPKKMSSPSEALIHVLQPTEAPDVYLRRRPLATPFILVGEEDCFLCAGNAPVVSFGRSRLAESVLYVMAYYYAFHMTYPKCVSSVLLFLQTEVLGDAIHEKDQTAAFKRAKADWQTFLR, via the exons ATGGACAGCAACATGGAAAAGTTAGACTGTGTGGCCAAAGACATCTTAACAG CTGCCAATATCGATATGGAGGCACTGAAGATGCTTTCGAGAGAAGAGCTTCGCGACCTCTTCCCAGGGCCTGACCATTTTTTGCGAAGAAAATCTATATGGGATCTGTGTCACCCTGTg GAGAAGGCCTCATGCAGTTCTTCTGCTGCATTCATTGAGGTCAGCAACGGAACAGAGTTTGCGGCCACTGGAACCAGTAGTGAGGGAGGTGACAgcaaagaggaggagaagagtgGGGGGACTACATACAGAACACTTACACTGCCAAGCCCCCAATACGTGATATACACTGATAGTGAATTGGAGAATGTGAAATCTTACTTTTTTCAATTGAAAAGACTTGGGAGAGGAGCAGAGTGTGAGCTGTCCAAAGAGCTAACATGTAGACTGATCCGGAATACAATAACCAACATGATGTCAGCGGTGAGGGCGTTGCACTGTGAAGAGAAGCAGTATCCATCGAAGGAGGACCTCGTAGCCATGGCCAAACGCCTGGTGATCTACTATCCAATGCTCTCTGATAAGCTCGACATACAGCGTCCATgg ATTGAGGTCTTCAAACGACTGCAAAAGAGAATCCACAATGTTCGATCACCGAAGAAAAGCCAGGGTGGCACTCCTGCAAGGGGGAAGAGAAAACTGCAATATTTGGATGCCGATGATACTGATGATTCCACCACATCTACAATTCTCCTTTCGGCAAGCTCCAGCAGCACCCCTAGCACCCCTGAGGTCCACACTTCGCCCGCCACTCTCCCTGAGGTCCACTCCCCATCAACAAGCACTCCAGTGAAAGCCAAAGCTGTTG GACATGACAGTAGGATGGCTCAGGCCAGGCACTACAGACATCTCCAAGAAATATGCCGGAAGAATAAGCAAAACCAAGATGATGTCTCACAGCTCCTTGACCTTGAATTTGAGGGAAGAAGGCAGTTCATCGATTCGGAGACTCTCAAGGAAGCCGACAGACCTGGCAAAATCCTTGAGGCCTACTCGTGCTTCAAGAACATAGACCAT GTTCTTGAGGAGCTGAGACGAATAGTGGCGAAGGACAACGTGCATTATGTGAAAGAGCTGAAGGAGCGCTGGGCAGACTACAGAACCAAACTCTCCTTTTATGGTGTCTATAAGAAGGTCCTGAAGCCACCGGTGGGACTTCCTGCTG ATGAGCAAGCCATTGACCTGATCATCTCCCTGGCAGATATGTTTCCTTCTGGTTACCCCGCACCAAAGAAGATGTCATCTCCATCAGAGGCGCTCATTCATGTTCTGCAG CCCACAGAGGCCCCAGACGTTTATCTGAGAAGACGGCCACTAGCCACACCGTTCATCCTGGTAGGAGAGGAGGACTGCTTCCTCTGTGCCGGAAATGCCCCTGTTGTGTCCTTTGGTAGGAGCCGTCTTGCTGAGTCGGTCCTGTACGTCATGGCGTACTACTACGCATTTCACATGACGTATCCAAAATGTGTGTCATCAGTTCTGTTATTCCTTCAGACTGAGGTCTTGGGTGATGCAATTCATGAGAAAGACCAAACAGCAGCTTTTAAACGTGCCAAAGCTGACTGGCAGACCTTTCTTAGGTAG
- the LOC118556153 gene encoding uncharacterized protein LOC118556153 isoform X1, with amino-acid sequence MAGWRCVICFAFIALTLKVFLSHINTAHGRSRNFRVICGIDGCEEEYRVFNSFYYHIRRRHAAYLANGRPPRDCIPVSSRCHGGERFDMDLPIFSNCITPATHQVQNSTPTTNMRQNTTQVGLRQDDEESGGIETLQSNKEKELTRHAAAFAVDVRETCCLSRGNTNRIIQKTQQLQMAVVGTLQDRVMDVFDRHDPSVSINQLRNEILATFEGFPDPFSNLTTTYMQDQTIEELFKPVEPEEVVISQRLCRVKRGSSRVLTIRNKVFFYVPLIKSLQQLLSNPRIFSMVSNPPENCNKNGYLRDIVNGSLFRTHPLFSVKPTALQLILYSDEIEICSPLGPQASMNKLLMFYYTVGNINPRFRSKLAAIRLLAIAKAKDISEAGADVILKRIEQDLKELYNGVNIQVGNSETILYGAVISICGDTLAQHDLAGFKSGVGFAFSKCRHCECDFETMQNQFDENSFTLRTLQNHIRQCREIERASTDSLKNALMTTYGINRRSKLIDFPGFDLIQQTPQDIMHIMLEGVVQQEIKCALKHIILSGHIDLDSINSGIQGFPYSNRDIQDKPCPISVSTMASNDNKLKQSSGQMLIFLKIFPFIMNSIKDNVYVQFIIELIEITHILFAPIVMTETLQKLKVMIEQHLKQFRKLFPDNNITPKQHYMLHLPSQIEALGPLTRHMCMRFESKHCFFKQWSSKLNYKNVCKSLVNHSKIVESTYQTNNIFAHEKELGPTSAVSEASEAYVSSKIRDFLNIDSFHHVISVKWMSLNGNKHISGKTLIITDSNDGLPIFGLISNIYVIDSSLFCCEYQVFETLKWDTDLQSYEIAVPNAAQATEFIDLEKLPDYSAYHPVPFNSKTYVLRKYDLTDVLLYEKV; translated from the exons atggctGGTTGGCGATGTGTGATTTGCTTTGCATTTATTGCACTgactttaaaagtgtttttaagcCATATTAACACGGCGCATGGACGTAGTAGAAACTTCCGTGTGATTTGTGGAATCGATGGGTGCGAAGAAGAATACCGGGTATTCAATTCCTTCTATTATCACATCAGGCGTAGGCATGCAGCGTACCTCGCCAATGGTCGTCCGCCCAGGGATTGCATTCCAGTTAGCTCAAGGTGCCATGGGGGTGAACGATTCGACATGGACCTACCTATTTTTTCCAACTGTATCACTCCAGCTACCCACCAAGTTCAAAATTCAACTCCAACTACCAATATGAGGCAGAACACAACGCAGGTTGGCTTAAGACAAGATGACGAAGAGAGCGGGGGGATTGAAACACTGCAATCGAACAAGGAAAAG GAATTGACCAGACACGCAGCTGCCTTTGCCGTGGATGTTCGTGAAACATGCTGTCTTTCTCGG GGTAATACCAACAGGATTATACAGAAAACCCAGCAGTTACAAATGGCTGTAGTAGGAACCTTGCAGGACAGAGTGATGGATGTCTTTGATAGACATGACCCTTCAGTCAGCATTAACCAGCTCCGAAATGAGATTTTGGCAACGTTTGAGGGTTTTCCAGATCCATTTTCCAACTTGACTACAACTTACATGCAGGACCAAACCATTGAGGAACTTTTTAAACCAGTGGAACCAGAGGAGGTTGTAATTTCACAAAGACTGTGTAGAGTTAAGCGAGGCTCTTCAAGGGTTCTTACCATtagaaacaaagtttttttctatGTTCCTCTCATCAAGAGTCTACAACAACTGCTATCCAACCCTAGAATTTTTAGCATGGTCAGTAATCCACCAGAAAATTGTAACAAAAATGGATATCTCCGTGACATTGTGAATGGCAGCCTTTTCAGAACTCATCCATTGTTTTCTGTTAAGCCAACTGCTTTAcagttaattttgtattctgatGAAATAGAGATTTGCTCCCCTCTTGGACCCCAGGCCTCTATGAACAAGTTACTcatgttttattatactgtagGAAACATAAACCCCAGGTTTAGGTCTAAGCTTGCTGCCATAAGACTTCTTGCCATTGCCAAAGCTAAGGATATCTCAGAGGCTGGTGCTGATGTTATATTAAAAAGAATTGAACAGGATTTGAAGGAACTGTACAACGGTGTCAACATTCAAGTTGGAAATAGTGAGACTATATTATATGGTGCAGTAATATCAATATGTGGTGATACCCTTGCTCAGCATGACCTGGCCGGGTTTAAATCTGGAGTTGGGTTTGCTTTCAGTAAGTGTAGGCATTGTGAGTGTGACTTTGAGACAATGCAAAACCAATTTGATGAAAATAGTTTTACCCTAAGAACATTACAAAATCACATCAGACAGTGCAGGGAAATAGAGAGGGCCAGTACAGACTCTCTTAAAAATGCCCTCATGACTACCTATGGTATAAATAGAAGGAGTAAACTTATAGATTTTCCAGGCTTTGATCTTATTCAACAAACCCCTCAAGATATAATGCACATCATGCTTGAGGGTGTTGTGcaacaggaaataaaatgtgcattaaagCACATTATTTTGTCAGGGCATATTGATCTAGACTCTATAAATTCAGGTATACAAGGTTTTCCATATTCAAACAGGGATATACAAGACAAGCCATGTCCAATCAGTGTCAGTACAATGGCATCTAATGATAACAAACTAAAACAGTCGTCTGGACAGATGTTGATATTTCTGAAGATATTCCCTTTTATTATGAATAGCATCAAGGACAATGTCTATGTACAGTTTATCATAGAATTAATTGAAATAACTCACATTCTTTTTGCTCCTATTGTGATGACGGAAACCTTACAAAAACTGAAAGTAATGATAGAGCAGCATCTGAAACAATTTAGGAAACTTTTCCCGGACAACAACATAACCCCTAAGCAACATTATATGCTACATTTACCTTCACAAATTGAAGCACTGGGTCCTTTGACGAGACACATGTGCATGAGGTTTGAGTCTaagcattgtttttttaaacagtggtcctctaaattaaattataaaaatgtctGCAAATCTCTTGTAAATCATAGCAAAATTGTCGAAAGTACATATCAAACAAACAATATATTTGCTCATGAAAAAGAATTAGGCCCCACATCAGCGGTTTCAGAGGCCTCAGAGGCATATGTCAGTTCAAAGATTAGAGATTTTTTGAATATTGACAGTTTCCATCATGTAATCTCTGTGAAATGGATGTCTCTTAATGGCAACAAGCACATTAGTGGAAAGACTTTAATAATCACAGACTCAAATGATGGGCTCCCTATTTTTGGACTAATAAGTAATATTTATGTTATTGATTCATCTTTATTTTGCTGTGAATATCAAGTGTTTGAAACATTGAAATGGGATACAGATTTACAATCATATGAAATTGCTGTGCCAAATGCTGCACAGGCAACAGAGTTTATAGATTTAGAAAAACTACCTGACTACTCTGCTTACCACCCTGTACCATTCAATAGTAAAACATATGTTTTGAGAAAATATGACCTAACTGACGTTTTGTTGTATGAGAAGGTATga
- the LOC118556153 gene encoding uncharacterized protein LOC118556153 isoform X2, whose translation MAVVGTLQDRVMDVFDRHDPSVSINQLRNEILATFEGFPDPFSNLTTTYMQDQTIEELFKPVEPEEVVISQRLCRVKRGSSRVLTIRNKVFFYVPLIKSLQQLLSNPRIFSMVSNPPENCNKNGYLRDIVNGSLFRTHPLFSVKPTALQLILYSDEIEICSPLGPQASMNKLLMFYYTVGNINPRFRSKLAAIRLLAIAKAKDISEAGADVILKRIEQDLKELYNGVNIQVGNSETILYGAVISICGDTLAQHDLAGFKSGVGFAFSKCRHCECDFETMQNQFDENSFTLRTLQNHIRQCREIERASTDSLKNALMTTYGINRRSKLIDFPGFDLIQQTPQDIMHIMLEGVVQQEIKCALKHIILSGHIDLDSINSGIQGFPYSNRDIQDKPCPISVSTMASNDNKLKQSSGQMLIFLKIFPFIMNSIKDNVYVQFIIELIEITHILFAPIVMTETLQKLKVMIEQHLKQFRKLFPDNNITPKQHYMLHLPSQIEALGPLTRHMCMRFESKHCFFKQWSSKLNYKNVCKSLVNHSKIVESTYQTNNIFAHEKELGPTSAVSEASEAYVSSKIRDFLNIDSFHHVISVKWMSLNGNKHISGKTLIITDSNDGLPIFGLISNIYVIDSSLFCCEYQVFETLKWDTDLQSYEIAVPNAAQATEFIDLEKLPDYSAYHPVPFNSKTYVLRKYDLTDVLLYEKV comes from the coding sequence ATGGCTGTAGTAGGAACCTTGCAGGACAGAGTGATGGATGTCTTTGATAGACATGACCCTTCAGTCAGCATTAACCAGCTCCGAAATGAGATTTTGGCAACGTTTGAGGGTTTTCCAGATCCATTTTCCAACTTGACTACAACTTACATGCAGGACCAAACCATTGAGGAACTTTTTAAACCAGTGGAACCAGAGGAGGTTGTAATTTCACAAAGACTGTGTAGAGTTAAGCGAGGCTCTTCAAGGGTTCTTACCATtagaaacaaagtttttttctatGTTCCTCTCATCAAGAGTCTACAACAACTGCTATCCAACCCTAGAATTTTTAGCATGGTCAGTAATCCACCAGAAAATTGTAACAAAAATGGATATCTCCGTGACATTGTGAATGGCAGCCTTTTCAGAACTCATCCATTGTTTTCTGTTAAGCCAACTGCTTTAcagttaattttgtattctgatGAAATAGAGATTTGCTCCCCTCTTGGACCCCAGGCCTCTATGAACAAGTTACTcatgttttattatactgtagGAAACATAAACCCCAGGTTTAGGTCTAAGCTTGCTGCCATAAGACTTCTTGCCATTGCCAAAGCTAAGGATATCTCAGAGGCTGGTGCTGATGTTATATTAAAAAGAATTGAACAGGATTTGAAGGAACTGTACAACGGTGTCAACATTCAAGTTGGAAATAGTGAGACTATATTATATGGTGCAGTAATATCAATATGTGGTGATACCCTTGCTCAGCATGACCTGGCCGGGTTTAAATCTGGAGTTGGGTTTGCTTTCAGTAAGTGTAGGCATTGTGAGTGTGACTTTGAGACAATGCAAAACCAATTTGATGAAAATAGTTTTACCCTAAGAACATTACAAAATCACATCAGACAGTGCAGGGAAATAGAGAGGGCCAGTACAGACTCTCTTAAAAATGCCCTCATGACTACCTATGGTATAAATAGAAGGAGTAAACTTATAGATTTTCCAGGCTTTGATCTTATTCAACAAACCCCTCAAGATATAATGCACATCATGCTTGAGGGTGTTGTGcaacaggaaataaaatgtgcattaaagCACATTATTTTGTCAGGGCATATTGATCTAGACTCTATAAATTCAGGTATACAAGGTTTTCCATATTCAAACAGGGATATACAAGACAAGCCATGTCCAATCAGTGTCAGTACAATGGCATCTAATGATAACAAACTAAAACAGTCGTCTGGACAGATGTTGATATTTCTGAAGATATTCCCTTTTATTATGAATAGCATCAAGGACAATGTCTATGTACAGTTTATCATAGAATTAATTGAAATAACTCACATTCTTTTTGCTCCTATTGTGATGACGGAAACCTTACAAAAACTGAAAGTAATGATAGAGCAGCATCTGAAACAATTTAGGAAACTTTTCCCGGACAACAACATAACCCCTAAGCAACATTATATGCTACATTTACCTTCACAAATTGAAGCACTGGGTCCTTTGACGAGACACATGTGCATGAGGTTTGAGTCTaagcattgtttttttaaacagtggtcctctaaattaaattataaaaatgtctGCAAATCTCTTGTAAATCATAGCAAAATTGTCGAAAGTACATATCAAACAAACAATATATTTGCTCATGAAAAAGAATTAGGCCCCACATCAGCGGTTTCAGAGGCCTCAGAGGCATATGTCAGTTCAAAGATTAGAGATTTTTTGAATATTGACAGTTTCCATCATGTAATCTCTGTGAAATGGATGTCTCTTAATGGCAACAAGCACATTAGTGGAAAGACTTTAATAATCACAGACTCAAATGATGGGCTCCCTATTTTTGGACTAATAAGTAATATTTATGTTATTGATTCATCTTTATTTTGCTGTGAATATCAAGTGTTTGAAACATTGAAATGGGATACAGATTTACAATCATATGAAATTGCTGTGCCAAATGCTGCACAGGCAACAGAGTTTATAGATTTAGAAAAACTACCTGACTACTCTGCTTACCACCCTGTACCATTCAATAGTAAAACATATGTTTTGAGAAAATATGACCTAACTGACGTTTTGTTGTATGAGAAGGTATga